One Natator depressus isolate rNatDep1 chromosome 6, rNatDep2.hap1, whole genome shotgun sequence DNA window includes the following coding sequences:
- the LOC141988599 gene encoding uncharacterized protein LOC141988599 translates to MEPGEEPGVPDLPSAQERGTPRGAPPGSEPRLDSRSVPSTARTDKDNPKQEGLAGAKLHGMSHCFKQGDDACGAGQQQGAPPGQRPNDLALLASTPAEKPYKCHECNKSYSLSSNLSRHCRIHTGERAHKCAQCGKSFHFSSQLVQHQISHTGERPYKCPDCGKSFGVSSNLLQHQRIHWVERPYSCANCGKSFGHSSHLARHQRIHMDERPYKCGECGKAFGVSSALIRHQRIHTGERPYKCLVCGKSFNLSSNLFTHRRIHWDEKPFKCPECGRSFSQSSSLSRHQISHTGERPYKCPECGKCFNQSSLLIRHQRIHTGERPYRCSQCWKSFLRSSQLKRHQRVHTGKRPYECPDCGKAFSWRSHLLEHQRIHTGERPYRCGECGKSFSWSSALIQHQSTHTGERPYRCPDCGKSFSRGSNLLQHKRIHTGERPYQCPECGERFGHSSHLVRHQRIHTGQKPYKCAECGKSFISSTCLLRHRRIHTGEKPFTCLQCGKSFSHSSSLLRHQRAHKGERPFLCSQCGRGFSQSSYLSEHSRTHTGERPYKCPDCGKAFAQSSTLARHQGAHTTERPYKCPECGKSFTQSSMLIRHERSHTGEKPYTCSVCGKSFSQRSNHMQHQRIHTGERPYKCTDCGKSFSLSSRLLQHQMVHTGERPYKCPDCGKSFNQKSNLKQHQRIHTGERPYRRPDHGESHSLSPPQEIHKVERPYKCPQCGKCFRVSSHLIRHQVTHTGERPYKCSDCGRSFSLSSHLIRHRIVHSEDKPYVCTECGKKFSLSSRLDRHLRTHTGERPYKCPDCGSGFVDSSALIKHQRIHTGERPYPCPECGKSFGRSSYLITHQRTHTGERPYKCPDCGKSFVGSSDLNKHQRTHTGERPYNCPECGKSFSRSSNLIAHQRIHTRSFTPAQGCG, encoded by the exons atggagccaggggaggagccCGGGGTCCCGGATCTCCCGAGCGCCCAGGAACGGGGGACCCCCAGGGGCGCCCCCCCAG GGAGCGAGCCCCGGCTGGATTCGCGCTCTGTCCCATCAACTGCCAGGACAGACAAGGACAACCCCAAGCAGGAAGGCCTGGCGGGAGCAAAGCTGCATGGGATGTCCCACTGTTTCAAGCAGGGAGATGATGCCTGTGGGGCAGGACAACAGCAGGGAGCCCCCCCGGGGCAGAGACCTAATGATCTCGCCCTGCTGGCCTCCACCCCAGCGGAGAAACCCTACAAATGCCACGAGTGCAACAAGAGCTACAGCCTGAGCTCGAACCTGAGCCGCCATTGCAGGATCCACACGGGGGAGAGAGCCCACAAATGTGCccagtgtgggaagagcttccaCTTCAGCTCCCAGCTTGTCCAGCaccagatcagccacactggGGAGCGACCCTACAAATGCCCCGACTGCGGGAAGAGCTTTGGTGTGAGCTCCAACCTTCTCCAGCACCAGCGCATCCATTGGGTGGAGCGACCCTACAGCTGTGCCAACTGCGGGAAGAGCTTTGGCCACAGCTCCCACCTGGCCCGGCACCAGCGCATCCACATGGACGAGAGACCCTACAAGTGTGGGGAGTGCGGGAAGGCTTTTGGGGTGAGCTCGGCCCTGATCCGGCACCAGCGGATCCACACGGGTGAGAGGCCTTACAAGTGTCTGGTTTGCGGGAAGAGCTTCAACCTTAGCTCCAACCTCTTCACCCATCGCAGGATCCACTGGGACGAGAAACCTTTTAAATGCCCTGAATGTGGGAggagcttcagccagagctcaAGCCTCAGCCGCCACCAGATCAGCCATACGGGGGAACGACCATACAAATGCCCTGAGTGTGGAAAGTGCTTCAACCAGAGCTCCCTGCTGATCCGGCACCAGCGGATCCACACGGGGGAGCGACCCTACAGATGCTCCCAGTGCTGGAAGAGCTTCCTACGGAGCTCCCAGCTGAAGAGACACCAGAGAGTCCACACCGG AAAG AGACCCTACGAATGCCCTGATTGCGGGAAGGCCTTCAGCTGGCGCTCCCACCTGCTGGAGCACCAACGCATCCACACCGGGGAGCGCCCCTACCGGTGTGGGGAGTGCGGCAAGAGCTTCAGCTGGAGTTCGGCTCTGATCCAGCACCAGAGCACTCACACAGGCGAGCGGCCCTACCGCTGCCCcgactgtgggaagagcttcagccGTGGCTCCAACCTGCTGCAGCACAAGCGGATCCACACAGGTGAGAGACCCTACCAATGCCCCGAGTGCGGGGAGCGCTTTGGCCACAGCTCACACCTGGTGCggcaccagcgcatccacacggGCCAGAAGCCCTACAAGTGCGctgagtgcgggaagagcttcatcTCCAGCACCTGTCTGCTGCGGCACCGGCgcatccacacgggagagaaacccttCACCTGCTTgcagtgcgggaagagcttcagccACAGCTCCTCACTGCTGCGCCACCAGCGGGCCCACAAGGGCGAGCGCCCCTTCCTGTGCAGCCAGTGCGGGAGgggcttcagccagagctcctACCTCTCTGAACACTCGCGCACCCACACCGGCGAGCGCCCCTACAAGTGCCCCGACTGTGGGAAGGCCTTCGCCCAGAGCTCCACATTGGCCCGGCACCAGGGGGCCCACACCA cagagagaccctataaatgccccgaatgcgggaaaagcttcacccAGAGCTCTATGCTCATCCGCCATGAGAGATCCCACACGGGAGAAaaaccctacacatgctctgtCTGTGGGAAGAGTTTTAGTCAGAGGTCCAATCACATGCagcatcagaggatccacacaggggagcGACCCTATAAATGCACTGACTGTGGGAAGAGTTTCTCTCTGAGCTCCCGCCTGCTCCAGCATCAAATGGTGCATACTGGAGAGCGGCCTTACAAATgccctgactgtgggaaaagcttcaaccAGAAGTCGAACCTGAAGcagcaccagagaatccacacaggggagcgACCCTACAGACGCCCTGACCATGGAGAAAGCCACTCTCTGAGCCCACCCCAGGAGATCCATAAAGTAGAGAGACCCTATAAGTGTCCGCAGTGTGGAAAATGTTTCCGTGTGAGCTCACACCTTATTAGACACCAAGTCACCCACACGGGAGAGCGACCCTATAAATGCTCCGACTGCGGGAGAAGCTTCTCGCTGAGCTCTCACCTCATCCGGCACCGGATAGTCCACTCAGAGGATAAACCCTACGTCTGCACTGAGTGTGGGAAGAAGTTTAGCCTAAGCTCCAGGCTCGACAGGCACCTGAgaacccacacgggagagagaccttATAAATGCCCCGACTGTGGGAGTGGCTTCGTCGACAGCTCCGCTCTTATTAAGCACCAGAGGATTCACACTGGGGAGCGACCCTATCCCTGCCCTGAATGTGGGAAGAGCTTTGGTCGGAGCTCATACCTTATCACCCACCAAAGAACCCatacgggagagagaccctataaatgccccgACTGCGGGAAAAGCTTTGTTGGCAGCTCTGATCTTAATAAACACCAGCGCACCCACACAGGGGAGCGCCCCTATAACTGCCCTGaatgtgggaagagcttcagccGGAGCTCAAACCTTATTgcccatcagagaatccacacccGTTCCTTCACTCCTGCTCAGGGATGTGGTTAA
- the LOC141988566 gene encoding uncharacterized protein LOC141988566 — MEEDNPEQEGPAGREPCGMSWSAEQGEASGVGRQQEAEAISPDEMDIRVMTEHNQAQAEARPYSCSDCGKSFSQSSHLVQHQRIHTGQKPYKCTECGKCFVLSYNLIDHQRIHTGERPYKCGQCGKSFIRSSHLFQHQRIHTGERPYQCTKCGKSFNRNYTLVKHYHTHIGEQPFICSECGKSFSLGSFAQHVRTHTGEKPYTCAECGESFSSSSNLSQHRRIHTGEKPYSCGHCGKSFSQSSNLIKHRRIHTGERPYSCPECGKTFNQSSSLMQHQRIHRGERPYECTECGKRFIDSSKLNKHRRTHTGERPYKCTDCGKGFRDSSALMKHQRTHTKQTQPSCRGGL, encoded by the coding sequence ATGGAGGAGGATAATCCCGAGCAGGAAGGGCCTGCAGGAAGGGAGCCTTGTGGGATGTCCTGGAGTGCTGAGCAGGGAGAGGCCAGCGGGGTTGGACGGCAGCAGGAGGCGGAGGCGATATCTCCGGATGAGATGGACATCAGGGTGATGACAGAGCACAACCAAGCCCAGGCTGAGGCACGTCCCTACAGCTGCTCggactgcgggaagagcttcagccagagctcccacCTGGTCCagcaccagcgcatccacacggGCCAGAAGCCCTACAAGTGCACCGAGTGCGGGAAGTGCTTTGTCCTCAGCTACAACCTCATCGATcaccagcgcatccacaccggGGAGCGCCCCTACAAGTGCGGccagtgcgggaagagcttcatcCGGAGTTCCCACCTCTTCCagcaccagcgcatccacacggGCGAGCGGCCCTATCAGTGCACcaagtgcgggaagagcttcaacCGCAACTACACCCTGGTGAAGCATTACCACACCCACATCGGGGAGCAGCCCTTCATCTGCAgcgagtgcgggaagagcttcagccTGGGATCCTTCGCCCAGCACGTCCGCACGCACACGGGCGAAAAGCCCTACACCTGTGCCGAGTGCGGTGAGAGCTTCAGCAGCAGTTCCAACTTGAGCCAGCACCGGCGCATCCACACCGGAGAGAAACCCTACAGCTGTGGCcactgcgggaaaagcttcagccagagctccaaCCTCATCAAGCACCGGCGCATCCACACCGGAGAGAGACCCTACAGCTGCCCCGAGTGCGGCAAGACCTTCAACCAGAGCTCGTCGCTCATGCAGCACCAGCGGATCCACCGGGGCGAGCGGCCCTACGAGTGCACCGAGTGTGGGAAGCGCTTCATCGACAGCTCCAAACTCAACAAGCACCGGCGCACCCACACAGGTGAGCGGCCCTACAAATGCACCGACTGCGGGAAGGGCTTCAGAGACAGCTCCGCCCTCATGAAGCACCAGCGGACCCACACCAAGCAGACGCAACCCAGCTGCAGGGGGGGACTTTAG